A genomic stretch from Mya arenaria isolate MELC-2E11 chromosome 10, ASM2691426v1 includes:
- the LOC128206283 gene encoding toll-like receptor 10 → MVVLNLTVWILFGFITSTLLSKHCPPQCQCRDNVVLCGDIPISEVPLHTGVTEVQLTDLDPSRLFMEVFMQNTLWTHIHSLDITCASQTQLLNRVFMGLGNLTKLCFHSKNLIHMENDVFQGLDSLKELDFSGQKRLFLNDLLPSLRNSDLVHLEKITLSYIQTSYAETIDLGMEFFSNLSGSGERNIKYVDISNVKIGKFDIASILKAGLCQSLEEFILRYNHFQNFYNGLFLTSCESLKILDISHSLLPHLFDFLLKDVDFFCQAISFFFNIEEIYMGSMVVSAPIRETSELHLKYCPLRLRKVSFANSRLEFINISIPDINNIMIESLSWIDVSGNQIEYISPGYFSPSVNLKYLNLSYNNLGKMQTLHAHDFEIFLLNNNELRFLGLAGNNIDKLPLLTLQNKSKLVKLDLSDNRLVDVNFNVDHLKSLRSLNLSNNRIESLSIVSMRALELMSEANGSLRHLDISGNPFVCSCEGKDKETVELIRKLSGTLIHGSINKYVCRLNGKKKAFLEAEDYASVLNYCKVQKIKAIVVIVVPLLVVLGIVFVTSFLLVRQKRRRQLARQNLFDNIQMGQFRKKYLVFLSYCSEDADLVESNIRPGVRAGLRELTQYGGELVCSGDLSFRPGFQIGEEIIRCIEDSAVTIIAVSNSFCTKQWCKREVQKSYDQNNPMIILLLEHVESNVMGKVLTKLFKRFAHASWIADDDGGHIEPDWSILCQSVVDLATRNNY, encoded by the coding sequence ATGGTTGTGCTAAATTTAACTGTGTGGATATTATTTGGATTTATAACTTCTACATTATTGAGCAAGCATTGTCCACCACAATGTCAATGTCGAGACAATGTGGTTTTGTGTGGAGATATTCCTATCTCGGAAGTTCCCTTACATACTGGAGTGACGGAAGTCCAACTGACCGATCTTGACCCGAGTCGGCTGTTTATGGAGGTATTCATGCAGAATACGCTATGGACACACATACATTCACTGGACATAACATGCGCAAGTCAAACACAACTATTGAACCGTGTGTTTATGGGATTAGGAAATCTCACAAAACTATGTTTCCATAGTAAGAATTTGATTCACATGGAGAACGACGTATTCCAAGGACTAGATTCTCTGAAAGAGTTAGATTTCTCTGGACAAAAGCGCCTGTTCCTTAATGACCTATTGCCAAGTTTAAGAAACTCAGACTTGGTCCATCTTGAAAAGATAACACTGTCATACATACAAACATCTTACGCAGAAACTATAGATCTTGGAATGGAATTCTTCAGTAACTTGAGCGGAAGTGGGGAGAGAAATATCAAGTATGTTGATATATCTAATGTGAAAATTGGTAAATTTGACATAGCCTCGATTTTAAAAGCAGGTCTGTGCCAGTCGTTAGAAGAATTTATTTTAAGGTATAATCATTTCCAAAACTTTTACAATGGTTTATTTCTTACTTCGTGTGAAAGTTTAAAAATCTTGGACATTAGCCATTCATTACTTCCACATTTGTTTGACTTCCTTCTTAAAGACGTAGACTTCTTTTGCCAGGCTATCAGCTTCTTTTTCAATATCGAAGAGATATACATGGGTTCCATGGTAGTGTCTGCTCCTATCAGGGAGACATCGGAACTTCATTTGAAATACTGTCCATTGCGGCTTCGGAAGGTGTCTTTTGCTAACAGTCGCTTAGAGTTCATTAACATTTCTATTcctgatataaataatattatgataGAAAGTTTAAGCTGGATTGATGTATCCGGGAACCAGATTGAATATATATCACCAGGATACTTTTCACCATCagtaaacttaaaatatttaaatctatCTTATAACAACCTTGGAAAAATGCAGACGTTACATGCCCATGACTTTGAAATCTTTTTGTTGAACAACAATGAACTTCGTTTCCTTGGCTTAGCTGGAAACAACATTGACAAGTTGCCATTGCTTACActacaaaataaaagcaaactGGTGAAATTGGACTTGTCAGACAACAGATTGGTGGATGTGAACTTTAATGTGGATCATCTTAAGAGTTTGCGATCACTCAATTTAAGCAACAACAGGATAGAGTCATTGAGCATAGTTTCAATGCGTGCGCTTGAGCTTATGTCTGAAGCAAACGGATCCTTGCGTCATCTCGATATATCCGGTAACCCATTTGTGTGCTCTTGTGAAGGAAAAGACAAGGAAACAGTAGAATTGATCAGAAAACTATCGGGAACATTAATTCATGGTTCTATAAATAAGTATGTATGTCGCCTAAATGGGAAGAAAAAAGCCTTTCTCGAAGCGGAGGATTATGCATCTGTTTTGAACTATTGCAAAGTACAAAAGATTAAAGCCATTGTTGTTATAGTTGTTCCATTACTTGTTGTTTTGGGGATTGTGTTTGTGACCTCGTTTCTTCTCGTGAGACAAAAAAGGCGGAGACAGTTGGCAAGACAaaatttatttgacaatattcaAATGGGTCAATTTCGAAAAAAGTATCTTGTTTTTCTGTCATATTGTTCGGAGGATGCCGACCTGGTTGAAAGCAATATCAGACCTGGTGTTAGAGCAGGTCTTCGGGAATTGACGCAATATGGGGGTGAGTTGGTGTGCTCTGGCGATCTCAGTTTCAGACCAGGGTTTCAGATAGGGGAAGAAATAATAAGGTGTATAGAGGACTCGGCCGTTACAATAATTGCGGTGTCTAATTCATTTTGCACTAAACAGTGGTGCAAAAGGGAGGTTCAGAAGTCCTACGATCAAAACAATCCTATGATTATTCTTCTTCTTGAACATGTGGAATCAAACGTGATGGGTAAAGTTCTTACGAAGTTGTTTAAACGGTTTGCGCATGCGTCATGGATTGCTGACGATGATGGAGGTCACATTGAACCCGATTGGTCCATACTTTGCCAGTCAGTTGTTGATCTTGCTACACGAAATAACTACTAA